One window of Treponema denticola genomic DNA carries:
- a CDS encoding ABC transporter permease produces MMLFTIKQNKFKIGGAFFCLILWEIFAQGLKAPLIIPSIKEIVSALFVIIKTPETYVFILSSLIRIFITLSIDSFIAFLLGIASGLNKNVEDFLSTPENILKSSPTISVLLLALIWFKSNMTPIFVTSLIVLPLLYRNIVDGVKNIDKGLIEMSYDFNVPFGKRLKSLYLPCIRPFLKNGYILSTGFAVKVVIMAEVLSQPKYGIGSAFQTAKIQIETASIFAWTGIAVLLASLLQKGVRRVF; encoded by the coding sequence ATGATGCTTTTTACTATAAAGCAAAATAAGTTTAAAATAGGCGGGGCTTTTTTTTGCCTTATTCTTTGGGAAATATTTGCCCAAGGCTTAAAAGCTCCGCTTATTATCCCTTCTATAAAAGAAATAGTATCAGCGCTTTTCGTTATTATAAAAACTCCGGAAACTTATGTTTTTATTTTAAGCAGCCTTATCAGGATTTTTATAACATTGTCTATAGATTCCTTTATTGCATTTCTTTTAGGTATAGCTTCCGGTTTAAATAAAAATGTTGAAGATTTTTTATCGACTCCCGAAAATATTTTAAAATCCAGCCCTACAATATCCGTTTTGCTTTTAGCCTTAATTTGGTTTAAATCGAATATGACGCCCATCTTTGTAACAAGCTTGATAGTTCTTCCTCTTCTGTATAGAAACATTGTAGACGGAGTAAAAAACATAGATAAAGGTCTGATAGAAATGTCTTACGATTTTAATGTTCCTTTCGGTAAAAGATTAAAAAGTTTATACCTTCCCTGCATAAGACCCTTTTTGAAGAACGGTTATATTTTAAGTACGGGCTTTGCTGTGAAGGTTGTTATAATGGCAGAGGTCTTAAGCCAGCCGAAATACGGCATAGGCTCTGCTTTTCAAACAGCTAAGATTCAGATTGAGACCGCTTCTATCTTTGCATGGACGGGAATAGCCGTCTTACTTGCCTCTCTCTTGCAAAAGGGAGTAAGAAGGGTTTTTTAG
- a CDS encoding type II toxin-antitoxin system RelE/ParE family toxin, with protein sequence MIKAAKVVEDLRIPPGNRLEKLVGNLDGFYSIRINDQWRIVFKFENGGAENVRITDYH encoded by the coding sequence ATGATTAAAGCTGCAAAAGTTGTAGAAGATTTAAGAATCCCTCCTGGTAATCGCTTAGAAAAACTTGTTGGGAATTTAGACGGATTTTATTCAATCAGAATAAATGATCAATGGAGAATTGTATTTAAGTTTGAAAATGGAGGTGCGGAAAATGTCAGAATCACAGATTATCACTGA
- a CDS encoding AAA family ATPase, translating into MANLVVVCGPQAVGKMTVAESLRDKLKYNMMMNHDSIEVSDKIFGFNTPAQREFNSIFRINAFDLAVKYNLDLIFTYVAAFEMKEEIDYLKSLEMQFTTSGGNFYFIELSADLDTRLKRNLTPHRMERKASKKDTKWSEENLLKDMQCHKLNTEDGEILFKNHLKIDNTNFYPDEVADIVIEKYKLTANQKEEKEYRYGV; encoded by the coding sequence ATGGCAAATTTAGTTGTAGTCTGCGGACCTCAGGCCGTTGGTAAAATGACTGTTGCAGAAAGTTTGAGAGATAAGCTTAAATATAACATGATGATGAATCATGACAGCATTGAAGTTTCAGACAAGATTTTTGGGTTTAATACACCTGCACAAAGAGAATTCAATTCCATCTTCAGGATAAATGCCTTTGATCTTGCTGTAAAGTATAATCTTGATTTGATTTTCACTTATGTTGCAGCTTTTGAAATGAAAGAAGAAATTGATTATCTTAAAAGTCTGGAGATGCAATTTACGACTTCAGGAGGTAACTTTTATTTTATTGAACTCAGTGCAGATTTAGATACCCGTCTTAAAAGAAATCTGACTCCTCATCGCATGGAAAGAAAAGCATCAAAAAAGGATACTAAATGGAGCGAAGAAAATCTTTTAAAGGATATGCAGTGCCACAAGTTAAATACGGAAGATGGAGAAATTCTTTTCAAAAATCATCTGAAAATAGACAACACAAATTTTTATCCAGATGAAGTTGCAGATATCGTAATAGAAAAATATAAACTCACTGCAAACCAAAAGGAAGAAAAAGAATATCGATATGGAGTGTAA
- a CDS encoding class I SAM-dependent methyltransferase produces MNTVSAEKAAELCIEHNIISGFFSKPVKKDSSIQKIKLRKIILKNQEQYQLEIFEDAKVFHKNLLHQSLQKELEDLFFEFKIAEFKSSNNQLIFLQNNKGVIHFKTKPIKKEKLLSKKNASINESFEHNKQKEYILSTSKMPLFLKKLNFFTDDGKIIQSKYHKFRQINKYLEFIKSVLPELKDILKEKKELQIADFGCGKAYLSFALYYYLNEIENLPVRICGLDLKEDVIDFCNKLSRECRFANLTFEVGDIGRFKFDSPPDMVISLHACDTATDLAIAKAVKSNAKIIFAVPCCQHELNTQIRKNRDKVIKPLSPMLDYGIITEKFASLLTDTIRGKLLESEGYKVSVEEFIETEHTPKNILIKAVKLDDKAKSKTALI; encoded by the coding sequence ATGAATACAGTATCAGCAGAAAAAGCAGCGGAACTTTGTATTGAGCATAATATTATTTCAGGCTTTTTTTCAAAGCCTGTAAAAAAAGATTCATCAATTCAAAAAATAAAATTGAGAAAAATAATATTGAAAAATCAAGAACAATATCAATTAGAAATCTTTGAAGATGCAAAGGTTTTTCATAAAAATCTTTTACATCAAAGTTTGCAAAAAGAGCTGGAAGACCTTTTTTTTGAATTTAAGATTGCAGAATTTAAATCTTCAAATAATCAACTTATTTTTTTGCAAAACAATAAAGGGGTCATTCATTTTAAGACAAAACCTATAAAAAAAGAAAAACTTTTAAGTAAAAAGAATGCATCGATAAACGAAAGTTTTGAACACAATAAGCAAAAAGAATATATTTTAAGCACTTCCAAGATGCCGCTCTTTTTAAAAAAACTTAACTTTTTTACCGATGACGGAAAGATTATTCAAAGCAAATACCATAAATTCCGGCAGATAAATAAATATCTGGAATTTATAAAATCCGTTCTTCCTGAACTAAAAGATATTTTAAAAGAAAAAAAAGAGCTGCAGATTGCGGATTTTGGCTGCGGTAAGGCCTATTTAAGTTTTGCCCTTTATTATTATTTAAATGAAATTGAAAATTTACCCGTTAGAATATGCGGCTTGGATCTAAAAGAAGATGTAATAGATTTTTGTAATAAATTAAGCCGGGAATGCCGTTTTGCCAATCTTACCTTTGAAGTCGGAGATATAGGCCGATTTAAGTTTGATAGTCCGCCGGATATGGTGATAAGCCTCCATGCCTGCGATACGGCAACGGATTTAGCTATAGCCAAGGCTGTCAAAAGCAATGCAAAAATAATATTCGCAGTTCCATGCTGCCAGCACGAGCTTAACACTCAAATTCGTAAAAACAGGGATAAAGTTATAAAGCCTCTATCCCCAATGCTTGATTACGGTATTATTACAGAAAAATTTGCTTCCTTGCTTACTGATACAATTAGAGGAAAATTACTGGAATCGGAAGGGTATAAGGTAAGCGTTGAAGAATTTATTGAAACGGAACATACTCCTAAAAATATTTTAATCAAGGCAGTAAAGCTTGATGATAAAGCAAAAAGTAAAACAGCACTTATTTAA
- a CDS encoding type II toxin-antitoxin system VapC family toxin: MIIVLDVSAAIEILFQREKSSLFSEIYSKAGWIIAPDLFVAEMTNVLWKYYRAGLITHEDCIQYVQDGLYMVDDFIDARTLWKESLSEGIKNNYSIYDMYYLVLTRRNDGTLITNDTALADICKKMNIKVCN; the protein is encoded by the coding sequence GTGATTATAGTTCTTGATGTAAGCGCTGCAATAGAAATACTTTTTCAAAGGGAAAAAAGCAGCTTATTCTCCGAGATTTATTCCAAGGCCGGTTGGATTATAGCCCCTGATTTATTTGTTGCCGAGATGACAAATGTTTTATGGAAGTATTATAGAGCCGGACTTATAACACATGAAGATTGTATTCAATATGTACAAGATGGGCTTTATATGGTGGATGATTTTATCGATGCAAGGACATTATGGAAAGAATCTTTATCGGAAGGAATTAAAAATAATTATTCAATTTATGATATGTACTATTTGGTTTTAACTAGAAGAAATGACGGTACATTAATTACTAATGATACTGCCTTAGCCGATATTTGTAAAAAAATGAATATAAAAGTTTGTAATTAA
- a CDS encoding DUF721 domain-containing protein produces the protein MKLFKTSKEIVDNFSQKFNEMAEISSNLNNEQALSVFEGWEKVIGDKKLAAYCELYDIKNDTAIIKTEHTGWSQQLLMRKKKILYNFKKFYPALEVKNISIFVEPEFELKRNSDVSENLNQNLSIDIEEDNPKTTDEPDKPLPPELAKALKSLKKSILKKNK, from the coding sequence ATGAAACTTTTTAAAACATCAAAAGAGATAGTAGATAATTTTTCTCAGAAATTTAATGAAATGGCGGAAATTTCCTCGAACCTTAATAACGAGCAAGCCCTATCTGTCTTTGAAGGATGGGAAAAAGTCATAGGCGATAAAAAATTGGCAGCATATTGCGAGCTTTATGATATAAAAAATGATACGGCAATCATAAAAACCGAACATACAGGCTGGAGTCAACAGCTTTTAATGCGCAAGAAGAAGATTCTATATAATTTTAAAAAATTTTATCCGGCGTTGGAGGTAAAAAATATTTCGATTTTTGTTGAGCCCGAATTTGAACTAAAGAGAAATTCTGATGTATCTGAAAATCTTAATCAGAACTTAAGTATAGATATTGAAGAAGATAATCCAAAAACAACTGACGAACCCGATAAACCCCTTCCGCCCGAATTAGCAAAAGCTTTAAAATCCCTAAAAAAATCCATATTAAAAAAGAATAAGTGA
- a CDS encoding PEGA domain-containing protein: MKKFVSILLVLIVLLSILSSCVTKTKVTFDTDVPGADVYLDGEYIGKTPVTKKLSNAVWKDPHVTIKKDGYQDIHTNIKKEVKMINLIFGWLLWLPSLLWVHGPKQYQYYIINTAN; the protein is encoded by the coding sequence ATGAAAAAATTTGTATCTATTTTGCTTGTTTTAATTGTTTTATTATCAATCTTGTCTAGTTGTGTTACAAAAACAAAAGTTACATTTGATACCGATGTTCCTGGGGCTGATGTATATCTTGACGGAGAATATATAGGAAAAACTCCGGTTACGAAAAAATTAAGTAATGCTGTATGGAAAGATCCTCATGTTACTATAAAAAAAGATGGTTATCAAGATATACATACAAATATTAAAAAAGAAGTTAAAATGATAAACCTTATTTTTGGCTGGCTATTGTGGTTACCGTCATTGTTATGGGTGCATGGACCTAAACAATATCAGTATTATATTATAAATACTGCAAATTGA
- a CDS encoding Rpn family recombination-promoting nuclease/putative transposase — MSTSNRKYKDSVFVDLFSEDEKAKENFLSLYNALHGTNLPLSSPVENIRLDNVMYMNIINDVSCLVDGKIIVLAEHQSTINENMPLRFLEYIARLYEKLQAPTDRYLRKLSKIPTPEFYVFYNGKEDYPETTTLKLSDAFITKPEQVPLELTIQVLNINTDKANKVLAACKPLEEYSLFVEEVRKQTQLDSENGFTNAVKICIEKGILKEYLQRKSREVINMLVAEYDYDTDIAVQREESLRIGIQQGIEQGFSDGSYQTKLETAKLMRYENLGIDLISKVTGLSVEEIKAL; from the coding sequence ATGAGTACTTCAAATAGAAAATATAAAGATTCAGTATTTGTAGACCTTTTCAGTGAAGATGAAAAGGCAAAAGAAAACTTTTTATCTCTCTACAATGCTTTACATGGTACGAACCTTCCGCTTTCGTCGCCGGTAGAAAATATAAGGCTCGATAATGTTATGTACATGAACATAATCAATGATGTTTCCTGCCTTGTAGATGGTAAAATCATTGTTCTTGCAGAACATCAATCCACCATAAACGAGAATATGCCTCTACGCTTTTTGGAATACATAGCAAGGCTCTATGAAAAACTGCAAGCACCGACTGACCGCTATTTAAGAAAGCTGTCAAAAATACCTACGCCTGAATTCTACGTTTTCTATAACGGCAAGGAAGACTACCCTGAAACTACAACATTAAAGCTTTCCGATGCCTTTATCACAAAACCTGAACAAGTCCCGCTGGAGTTGACGATACAAGTGCTCAATATCAACACAGACAAAGCAAATAAAGTCTTAGCAGCCTGCAAACCGCTTGAAGAATACAGCCTCTTTGTAGAAGAGGTAAGAAAACAAACCCAACTCGACAGCGAAAACGGCTTTACCAATGCGGTAAAGATATGTATAGAAAAAGGAATCTTAAAAGAATACTTACAGCGAAAATCACGGGAGGTAATCAACATGTTAGTAGCCGAATACGATTATGATACAGATATCGCAGTACAGAGAGAAGAAAGCCTAAGGATTGGCATACAACAAGGAATTGAACAAGGCTTTTCTGACGGCTCATACCAAACAAAACTTGAAACGGCAAAGCTGATGAGATATGAAAATCTTGGTATTGACTTAATTTCAAAGGTCACAGGGCTTTCCGTTGAAGAAATAAAGGCTCTATAG
- a CDS encoding HigA family addiction module antitoxin yields the protein MSESQIITDERLPNIHPGEILKEDFLDAMNISAYHLAKEINVPETRISEIIHGKRSITADTAIRFSKFFGTTAEFWLNLQNLYDLEEETNNHSLEFETIIPINIDDHKLIYR from the coding sequence ATGTCAGAATCACAGATTATCACTGATGAAAGATTGCCAAATATTCATCCTGGAGAAATTCTTAAAGAAGATTTTTTAGATGCGATGAATATTTCTGCATATCATCTGGCAAAAGAAATCAATGTTCCTGAAACAAGAATCTCAGAAATAATTCACGGAAAGCGTTCAATTACTGCGGATACAGCAATCAGATTTTCAAAATTCTTTGGGACTACAGCAGAATTCTGGCTCAATCTTCAGAATCTTTATGATCTAGAAGAAGAAACCAATAATCATTCCCTAGAATTTGAAACAATAATTCCAATAAACATTGACGACCATAAATTAATTTACAGATAG
- a CDS encoding cyclic di-GMP binding protein encodes MAFAASQQINRYYNLYKNIDVTFSREVVSTLNFEPKQVFVRCSGGQWPCIINSASMTKAKIICGKKSGFLDKLRSGITSVNIRFAFFDAEGKDPLSFFVAAKLIGISSYEAGNQDLVLITFEYTQRAPDDLIEKLGVLLEANINSQKRQNERVVITPEISRKIGLVEKGTVVYIDAVPRRCIIRDLSFSGAKILLVGIANFLVNKEVILRFAFDDPQSVFGIKGRAIRTEPVEGRKDLVALAIQYYPKNIPMMYKMYLNKYFSVMRKPASDGFGDDFLEDVAPPSSFEPVSSPINANTPPLTPPPADPAPEQIS; translated from the coding sequence ATGGCCTTTGCAGCAAGTCAGCAGATAAACAGATATTACAATCTATATAAAAATATTGATGTAACTTTCTCAAGAGAAGTTGTTTCTACCCTTAATTTTGAGCCTAAGCAGGTTTTTGTGCGTTGTTCCGGTGGACAATGGCCATGCATTATCAATTCGGCTTCTATGACAAAGGCTAAAATAATTTGCGGCAAAAAAAGCGGTTTTCTAGATAAATTGAGGAGCGGCATAACATCCGTAAATATAAGATTTGCTTTTTTTGATGCTGAAGGAAAAGATCCTCTTTCTTTTTTTGTTGCAGCTAAGTTGATCGGTATTTCTTCTTATGAAGCCGGAAACCAAGATCTTGTCTTGATAACCTTTGAATATACCCAGAGAGCTCCGGATGATTTAATAGAAAAATTAGGTGTTTTACTTGAAGCCAATATCAATTCACAAAAACGACAAAATGAGAGAGTTGTTATTACTCCCGAGATAAGCAGGAAAATAGGTCTTGTAGAAAAAGGAACGGTTGTGTATATAGATGCTGTTCCTAGGCGCTGTATTATTAGAGACCTCTCTTTTTCTGGGGCAAAAATCCTTCTTGTCGGTATTGCAAACTTTTTAGTTAATAAAGAAGTTATCCTTCGTTTTGCTTTTGATGATCCGCAGTCTGTTTTCGGAATAAAGGGAAGAGCTATAAGGACAGAACCTGTTGAAGGCAGAAAAGACTTGGTCGCTCTTGCTATTCAGTATTATCCGAAGAATATTCCAATGATGTATAAGATGTACTTGAATAAGTATTTTTCGGTTATGCGTAAACCGGCTTCGGATGGTTTTGGAGATGACTTTTTGGAAGATGTGGCTCCTCCTTCATCTTTTGAGCCTGTTTCGTCTCCTATCAATGCCAATACGCCTCCTCTAACGCCGCCCCCGGCTGATCCTGCTCCGGAACAAATTTCTTAG
- a CDS encoding methylated-DNA--[protein]-cysteine S-methyltransferase, whose translation MVYEYFDSPIGKILIIADNSGLKELRFIKKDSITNLPEQTQDNFTKGVKICQQAKEELQKYFEGSLKQFTVQLSPEGTDFQKSVWKELCKIPYGKTLSYKQIAENLNNPKSCRAVGNANGKNPIPIIIPCHRVICTGGKLGGFSAGLDRKRFLLHLEQKECQIELIPLVDNL comes from the coding sequence ATGGTATATGAATATTTTGACAGTCCGATTGGAAAGATACTAATTATTGCAGATAACTCCGGTCTAAAAGAATTAAGATTTATAAAAAAAGATTCCATTACAAATCTACCTGAACAAACTCAAGATAATTTTACAAAGGGCGTAAAAATATGCCAACAAGCCAAAGAAGAATTACAAAAATACTTTGAAGGAAGTTTAAAACAATTTACGGTACAGCTTTCTCCTGAAGGTACGGATTTTCAAAAATCCGTGTGGAAAGAGCTTTGTAAAATTCCCTATGGAAAAACTCTATCCTATAAACAGATAGCAGAAAATTTAAACAATCCCAAATCCTGCCGAGCCGTAGGGAATGCTAACGGGAAAAATCCTATCCCAATTATAATTCCATGTCACAGAGTAATTTGCACAGGCGGAAAATTAGGCGGTTTTTCCGCAGGTTTGGATCGCAAAAGATTTCTTTTACACCTTGAGCAAAAAGAGTGTCAAATTGAGTTAATTCCTCTTGTGGATAACTTGTGA
- the cobO gene encoding cob(I)yrinic acid a,c-diamide adenosyltransferase, translated as MKKGYVQVYTGDGKGKTTAAFGLALRAVCAGYKVYIGQFLKGMNYSELKAPEYLPNLTIEQYGEAHFVHNDPTEKDIQRANEGLDKIEKIIMSGEYDVVIMEEVNVALLYGLFDIERILNIIKNKPESVELVLTGRYANKKIIEAADLVTEMKMIKHYFNDGVQARRGIES; from the coding sequence ATGAAAAAAGGTTATGTTCAAGTTTATACCGGAGACGGTAAGGGAAAAACGACAGCGGCCTTCGGGCTTGCTCTTAGAGCCGTGTGTGCCGGATACAAGGTTTATATAGGCCAATTCTTAAAGGGAATGAATTACAGCGAGCTAAAAGCCCCTGAGTACCTTCCCAATCTCACAATAGAACAATACGGAGAAGCTCACTTTGTTCATAATGATCCTACGGAAAAGGATATTCAAAGGGCAAATGAAGGTTTGGATAAGATTGAAAAAATAATTATGTCGGGCGAGTACGATGTTGTCATCATGGAAGAAGTAAATGTTGCCCTTTTATACGGCCTTTTTGATATTGAACGCATTCTGAATATTATCAAAAACAAACCCGAATCCGTAGAACTCGTCTTAACCGGCCGCTATGCAAATAAAAAAATAATTGAAGCTGCAGATCTTGTAACCGAAATGAAGATGATAAAGCACTATTTTAATGACGGTGTACAGGCAAGGCGGGGTATAGAATCTTAA
- a CDS encoding MBL fold metallo-hydrolase encodes MNLIEFFGTTVKPKITKGKNMLNPIPTGKITEGVFCIRDKDVNVFLIKTKNYYIAIDSGYKNSENLINGLKELDIDRNDVKYLFLTHLDLDHAGGIDGRCDNIFPNAKIFLGKEEEKYLKSIYFRKKVLFFNLKTPIKIFKDYTCLEDRETVNLDENSIEAVLTPGHTLGHLTYILNDKIIFSGDCLIMNSEGGYSMYDLWNIDTAQNIRSLFKLKEIALQKKCEMLISSHTGFTADIEKAFKHIDEAPDWKAKGFKFIENAVENLYE; translated from the coding sequence ATGAATTTAATCGAATTTTTCGGAACTACGGTAAAGCCTAAAATTACAAAAGGCAAAAATATGCTGAATCCCATACCTACAGGTAAGATCACAGAAGGCGTTTTTTGTATAAGGGATAAAGATGTAAATGTCTTTTTAATCAAAACAAAAAACTACTATATAGCAATAGATTCGGGCTATAAAAACAGTGAAAATCTGATAAATGGCTTAAAAGAGCTGGATATAGACAGAAACGATGTAAAATACCTTTTTTTAACCCACTTGGATTTGGATCATGCGGGCGGTATTGACGGGAGATGTGATAATATTTTCCCGAATGCAAAAATCTTTTTGGGAAAAGAAGAAGAAAAATATCTTAAATCGATTTATTTCCGCAAAAAAGTGCTCTTTTTTAACCTAAAAACCCCTATCAAAATCTTTAAAGATTATACCTGCCTTGAAGATAGAGAAACCGTTAATTTGGATGAAAACAGCATAGAAGCCGTTCTTACCCCCGGCCATACCCTTGGACATCTGACTTATATCTTGAACGATAAAATCATTTTTTCCGGAGATTGCCTTATAATGAACAGTGAGGGCGGCTACAGTATGTATGACCTATGGAACATTGATACGGCACAAAATATCCGTTCTCTATTTAAACTAAAAGAAATAGCTCTTCAAAAAAAATGTGAAATGCTCATAAGCTCCCATACAGGTTTTACTGCCGATATCGAAAAGGCCTTTAAACATATAGATGAAGCTCCTGACTGGAAGGCCAAAGGATTCAAGTTTATCGAAAATGCCGTAGAAAATCTTTATGAGTAA
- a CDS encoding tetratricopeptide repeat protein, producing MQNPIDSLLYVQISAEQAGKIFEALDSSIPLPIQLSEPNQKEDFKAEDMEPEMILAGMLTVFAYDRENPNIAYYRKIFNLLRPDIRKEMTQAAIIKIKNNDFDMAEEILLSLEGLNPDDGITKLNLALLMEERAQYCQMRNLFDDALSFNKKAEDLYSELILFEPPLPAAFFNAAYFFIKQKNYIKAKSLLKTYLEIENDSSETGEFRKAKASEMLKTISEQALDDEFFQKAYKYIDLGEEEKAAESIKLFLRKNPKVWNAWFLLGWALRRMSRWEDARSSFLKAIELLENSEISDKEPLCDVYNELAICLMELKLFDEAEKYLINALSLDSENIKIISNLGTLALKQGKQEEAEAFFRTVLEINPDDKIALSVLGKYQA from the coding sequence ATGCAAAATCCTATCGATTCGCTTTTATACGTACAAATATCGGCTGAACAAGCCGGCAAGATTTTTGAAGCTCTTGACTCTTCTATTCCTCTTCCTATTCAATTATCCGAACCTAACCAAAAAGAAGATTTTAAGGCTGAAGATATGGAACCGGAAATGATTTTAGCCGGAATGCTTACCGTTTTTGCGTATGACCGGGAAAATCCCAATATTGCATATTATCGAAAAATATTTAATTTACTCCGTCCCGATATCCGTAAAGAAATGACTCAGGCTGCAATCATCAAAATCAAAAATAATGATTTTGATATGGCTGAAGAGATTTTACTTTCTCTTGAAGGCTTAAATCCCGATGACGGTATAACTAAATTAAATCTTGCTCTTTTGATGGAGGAGCGTGCTCAATATTGTCAGATGAGAAATCTTTTCGATGATGCTTTGAGCTTTAACAAAAAAGCCGAAGACCTTTATTCCGAACTTATCCTTTTTGAGCCTCCTTTGCCGGCCGCTTTTTTTAATGCTGCATATTTTTTTATAAAGCAGAAAAATTATATAAAAGCCAAATCCCTTTTAAAAACATATTTGGAAATAGAAAATGACTCTTCAGAAACAGGCGAATTCCGAAAAGCTAAGGCTTCCGAGATGCTTAAAACTATTTCGGAACAAGCCCTTGACGATGAGTTTTTCCAAAAGGCCTATAAATATATTGATTTAGGCGAAGAAGAAAAAGCCGCCGAAAGTATAAAGCTTTTTTTGAGAAAGAATCCCAAGGTTTGGAATGCTTGGTTTTTGTTGGGCTGGGCTTTAAGACGGATGAGCCGTTGGGAAGATGCCCGATCTTCTTTTTTAAAAGCCATTGAACTTTTAGAAAATTCCGAAATTTCAGACAAAGAACCTCTTTGTGATGTTTACAATGAGCTTGCAATTTGTTTGATGGAGTTAAAACTTTTTGATGAAGCTGAAAAATATCTTATAAATGCCCTGAGTTTAGATTCCGAGAATATAAAAATTATTTCCAATCTCGGCACCCTCGCCCTAAAACAGGGAAAACAAGAAGAAGCCGAAGCCTTTTTTAGAACCGTTTTAGAAATAAATCCTGACGATAAAATAGCTTTGAGTGTTTTGGGTAAATATCAGGCTTAA
- a CDS encoding ABC transporter substrate-binding protein produces the protein MKKIYSSFFFLFVGLSLLFAGGTKEKSANDSFKVKVVLPAGAPAAALSKLVYEKTQFDNSETEYEIVSGPELLQARFLSGEADIAVVPTNLASVLYSKQKNIKLLAPIVWGNLYFISSEPVSSIADLKGKTIYSFGRNNTPDLTAREVLKKNGLDPDKDVHFEYLSAAGDIPPAFISGKAKYALAAEPSLSMIMTKKPGTKVVVDIQEEWKKAFAGASYPQASLIVNAEFLRKHPEYVKAFLDKVKESSEWIKENPQKAAEYASQIAALPPPPILSKAIPKLNIAFVEAEKARPAVEAYLKVLAETDPKFIGGSLPDDAFYYKAK, from the coding sequence ATGAAAAAAATATATTCGAGCTTCTTTTTTTTGTTTGTTGGCCTTAGCTTACTATTTGCAGGCGGAACCAAGGAAAAATCTGCAAATGACAGCTTTAAAGTTAAGGTTGTGTTACCCGCAGGAGCACCTGCTGCAGCTCTCTCAAAGCTTGTGTATGAAAAAACGCAGTTTGATAATTCTGAAACCGAATATGAGATTGTTTCAGGTCCGGAGCTCTTACAGGCGAGGTTTTTATCGGGGGAGGCCGATATTGCTGTCGTTCCTACCAATCTTGCATCAGTTTTATATTCAAAACAGAAAAATATAAAATTGTTGGCACCCATCGTTTGGGGAAATCTTTATTTTATAAGTTCGGAGCCTGTTTCTTCGATAGCGGATTTAAAAGGCAAAACTATTTATTCTTTCGGAAGAAATAATACGCCCGATTTGACTGCACGCGAAGTGCTGAAGAAGAACGGCCTTGACCCCGATAAGGATGTGCATTTTGAGTATTTAAGCGCTGCCGGAGATATTCCGCCTGCTTTTATAAGCGGCAAGGCGAAATATGCTCTTGCGGCAGAACCTTCTCTCAGTATGATTATGACAAAAAAGCCCGGTACTAAGGTTGTTGTTGATATTCAAGAAGAATGGAAAAAAGCCTTTGCAGGAGCTTCTTATCCTCAAGCTTCTCTAATTGTAAATGCCGAATTTTTAAGAAAGCATCCCGAATATGTAAAGGCCTTTTTAGACAAAGTTAAAGAGTCTTCCGAATGGATAAAGGAAAACCCTCAAAAGGCGGCCGAGTATGCTTCCCAAATTGCTGCATTGCCTCCGCCTCCCATTTTATCTAAGGCTATTCCTAAGCTGAACATAGCCTTTGTTGAGGCTGAAAAAGCAAGGCCGGCTGTAGAAGCTTATTTGAAGGTTTTGGCTGAAACCGATCCTAAATTTATAGGCGGAAGTTTGCCTGATGATGCTTTTTACTATAAAGCAAAATAA